Proteins co-encoded in one Phalacrocorax carbo chromosome 5, bPhaCar2.1, whole genome shotgun sequence genomic window:
- the CHPF gene encoding chondroitin sulfate synthase 2, translating into MRLSLVLSVLRPAGPVAIGVSLGFTLSLLSVTWVEEPCGPPPRPAARPRPDGGPAPPAAPGNTNGNAARRPNAVPAGLGADSWEPRVVPYRPPSPGRATKKAVRTRYISTELGMRQRLFVGVLTSKSTLNTLGVAVNRTLAHRLERLVYFTGTRGRKVPHGMTVVTHSDERPIWNMYQTIRYLLDHYVNDFDWFFLVQDDTYTEAHRISRLVAHLSIDTHLYLGRPEEFIGGDTEGRYCYGGFGYLLSRSLLLLLQQHLESCRNDILSARPDEWLGRCIIDYTSVSCAEEHEGLHYHYFELGKNVDPEQETDLRFQSAFTVHPVLDPLQMYRLHKYFAQVELERTYQEIQQLQLEIQNASSLSADGDHSATWPIGIPPPFQPKTRFEVLRWDYFTEEQVYACVDGSPKCELRGVDLADVADVVTTAMEELNRKYEPVLHVRKQQLVNGYRRFDPTRGMEYTLDLQVEVVTQKGHSRSVTKRVHLVRPLSEVEIIPMPYVTEASRINVILPLTAHDRDHAARFLEAYAAAAFESSENAVLTFLFIYDPFEAQQVTQNDIFAPVKAQITEYERKYAEVKIPWISVKTDAPSQIKVMDIISKKHPVDTLFFVAGVGTEVTVDFLNRCRMNTINNWQVFFPIHFQGYNPAIAYHNQVPPATLDLLRDAGRFDRDVFHEACFYNADYMAARTRMTGDVQENEDILETLDIYDMFIKYSNLHVFRAVEPALLQHYRHQACNPRLSEEIYHRCVQSSLEGVGSRSQLAMVLFEQEQGNST; encoded by the exons ATGCGGCTGTCGCTGGTGCTGTCGGTGCTGCGGCCCGCCGGGCCGGTGGCCATCGGCGTCTCGCTGGGTTTCACCCTCAGCCTGCTCAGCGTCACCTGGGTGGAGGAGCCCTGcgggccgccgccccgccccgccgcccgcccgcgcccggacggcggccccgcgccgcccgccgcgcccggTAACACCAACGGCAACGCGGCGCGCAGGCCCAACGCCGTGCCGGCCGGGCTGGGCGCCGACAGCTGGGAGCCCCGTGTCGTGCCCTaccgcccgcccagccccggCAGGGCCACCAAGAAGGCCGTCAG GACCCGGTACATCAGTACAGAGCTGGGGATGCGGCAGCGGCTCTTTGTGGGTGTGCTGACCTCCAAGAGCACGCTGAACACACTGGGGGTAGCTGTCAACCGCACACTGGCCCACCGCCTGGAGCGCCTGGTGTACTTCACGGGCACACGGGGCCGCAAGGTGCCCCATGGCATGACAGTGGTGACACACAGTGATGAGCGGCCCATCTGGAACATGTACCAGACCATCAGGTACCTTCTGGACCACTACGTGAACGACTTCGACTGGTTCTTCCTGGTGCAGGACGATACCTACACGGAGGCGCACCGCATCAGCCGCCTAGTCGCCCACCTCAGCATTGACACCCACCTTTATCTGGGTCGCCCTGAGGAGTTCATTGGTGGGGACACCGAGGGACGCTACTGCTATGGGGGTTTTGGCTACCTGCTGTCCCgcagcctcctcctgctcttgCAGCAGCACCTGGAGAGTTGTCGCAATGACATCCTCAGCGCCCGACCCGATGAGTGGCTGGGCCGCTGCATCATCGACTACACATCCGTCAGCTGTGCTGAGGAGCATGAG GGCCTGCATTACCACTACTTCGAGCTGGGGAAGAACGTGGACCCTGAGCAGGAGACTGACCTCCGTTTCCAGAGCGCCTTCACTGTCCATCCTGTGCTGGATCCTCTCCAGATGTACCGGCTGCACAAGTACTTTGCACAGGTGGAGCTGGAGAGGACATACCAGGAGATCCAGCAGCTCCAG CTGGAGATCCAGAATGCCAGCAGCCTGTCTGCTGACGGGGACCACAGCGCCACATGGCCCATTGGCATCCCACCCCCTTTCCAGCCCAAAACCCGCTTCGAGGTGCTGCGCTGGGACTACTTCACAGAGGAGCAGGTCTACGCCTGCGTGGATGGCTCCCCCAAGTGCGAGCTGCGTGGCGTGGACCTGGCGGACGTGGCTGATGTCGTGACCACGGCCATGGAGGAGCTGAACCGCAAGTACGAACCGGTGCTCCATGTTCGCAAGCAGCAGCTGGTGAATGGGTACCGGCGCTTTGACCCCACGCGTGGCATGGAGTATACGCTGGACCTCCAGGTGGAGGTGGTCACCCAGAAGGGGCACAGCCGATCCGTCACCAAGCGTGTGCACCTGGTGCGGCCCCTCAGTGAGGTGGAGATCATCCCCATGCCCTACGTGACGGAGGCCAGCCGCATCAATGTCATCCTGCCGCTGACGGCCCATGACCGAGACCATGCTGCCCGCTTTTTGGAGGCTTATGCGGCGGCCGCCTTTGAGAGCAGCGAGAATGCAGTGCTCACCTTCCTCTTCATCTATGACCCCTTTGAGGCCCAGCAGGTCACCCAGAATGACATCTTTGCCCCTGTGAAGGCCCAGATCACAGAGTACGAGCGCAAGTATGCAGAGGTGAAGATCCCATGGATCAGCGTCAAGACGGATGCACCCTCCCAAATCAAGGTCATGGACATCATCTCCAAGAAGCATCCGGTGGACACGCTTTTCTTTGTGGCTGGTGTGGGGACGGAAGTCACTGTTGACTTCCTGAACCGCTGCCGGATGAACACCATCAATAACTGGCAGGTCTTCTTCCCCATCCACTTCCAGGGCTACAATCCCGCCATCGCTTACCACAACCAGGTGCCACCCGCCACACTGGACCTGCTGCGGGATGCAGGGCGCTTCGACCGTGATGTCTTCCACGAAGCCTGTTTCTACAATGCTGACTACATGGCAGCACGCACCCGCATGACAGGCGACGTGCAGGAGAACGAGGATATCCTGGAGACCCTGGACATCTATGACATGTTCATCAAGTACTCCAACCTCCATGTCTTCCGGGCTGTggagcctgccctgctgcagcactaCCGGCACCAGGCCTGCAACCCCCGGCTCAGTGAGGAGATCTACCACCGCTGTgtgcagagcagcctggaggGCGTAGGCTCTCGCTCCCAGCTGGCCATGGTGCTTTttgagcaggagcaggggaacagCACCTGA
- the TMEM198 gene encoding transmembrane protein 198 isoform X2 — MPLPGVPRAMTATVQTLRFKLLPHEPGQEWGHSCQQEIERRYQVVPSVVCAMCCLFGIIYCFFGYRCFKAVMFLTGLMFGSIIIFMLCYKERVLDTQLSVEASVGIGLGIGVLCGLVTMLVRSVGLFMVGLLLGLLLAVATLVVMEQFYHPPTVWIPIALLLGVGMLFAVLTLQWQRFFTTLSTAVFGSAIMTVTVDYFIELFLLVQYIYERIKVAPARPVCWYSWVILGVWPLLTTLGVLVQWKVTAEGYSHTEVIISRQQRRVQLMRIKQREDRKEKKKKRRPHHPPPHQHKAHPPEPAYRRKPNPVRRFDGDVLSPSYIQSFRERQTGPSLNSLIASSHTVVDLDYDCSSTVPLTTGSGPAVRV, encoded by the exons ATGCCTCTCCCGGGAGTCCCCAGAGCCATGACTGCAACTGTGCAGACGCTGCGGTTCAAGCTGCTGCCGCACGAGCCGGGCCAGGAGTGGGGTCACAGCTGCCAGCAGGAAATCGAGCGTCGCTACCAGGTGGTGCCCTCGGTGGTGTGTGCCATGTGCTGCCTCTTTGGCATCATCTACTGCTTCTTTG GCTACCGCTGCTTCAAGGCTGTGATGTTCCTCACGGGGCTGATGTTTGGCTCCATCATCATCTTCATGCTGTGCTACAAGGAGCGGGTGCTGGACACGCAGCTGAGCGTGGAGGCGTCGGTGGGCATCGGGCTGGGCATTGGTGTCCTATGTGGGCTGGTCACCATGCTGGTGCGCAGTGTCGGCCTCTTCATGGTggggctgctcctggggctgctgctggcagtggcCACACTGgtggtgatggagcagttctaCCACCCGCCGACAGTGTGGATCCCCATTGCGCTGCTCCTGGGCGTGGGGATGCTCTTCGCCGTCCTCACCCTGCAGTGGCAGCGCTTCTTCACCACCCTCTCCACCGCTGTCTTTGGCAGCGCCATCATGACCGTCACCGTCGACTACTTCATCGAGCTCTTCCTCCTGGTGCAGTACATTTATGAGCGCATCAAGGTGGCCCCTGCTCGCCCTGTGTGCTGGTACAGCTGGGTCATCCTGGGCGTCTGGCCACTCCTCACCACACTGGGTGTCCTGGTCCAGTGGAAGGTCACGGCCGAGGGCTACTCCCACACCGAAG TGATCATCAGCCGGCAGCAGCGCCGCGTGCAGCTGATGCGCATCAAGCAGCGGGAGGACCgaaaggagaagaagaagaagcgGAGACCCCACCACCCACCGCCCCACCAGCACAAAGCCCACCCGCCTGAGCCTGCCTACCGCCGCAAGCCCAACCCTGTGCGCCGCTTCGATGGGGACGTGCTCTCGCCC AGCTACATCCAGAGTTTCCGAGAGCGGCAGACGGGGCCGTCCCTGAACAGCCTCATCGCCAGCTCTCACACCGTGGTGGACCTGGACTATGACTGCAGCTCCACTGTGCCCCTCACCACGGGCTCCGGCCCCGCCGTGCGGGTATAA
- the TMEM198 gene encoding transmembrane protein 198 isoform X1, with amino-acid sequence MPLPGVPRAMTATVQTLRFKLLPHEPGQEWGHSCQQEIERRYQVVPSVVCAMCCLFGIIYCFFGYRCFKAVMFLTGLMFGSIIIFMLCYKERVLDTQLSVEASVGIGLGIGVLCGLVTMLVRSVGLFMVGLLLGLLLAVATLVVMEQFYHPPTVWIPIALLLGVGMLFAVLTLQWQRFFTTLSTAVFGSAIMTVTVDYFIELFLLVQYIYERIKVAPARPVCWYSWVILGVWPLLTTLGVLVQWKVTAEGYSHTEVIISRQQRRVQLMRIKQREDRKEKKKKRRPHHPPPHQHKAHPPEPAYRRKPNPVRRFDGDVLSPVSPTPRSYIQSFRERQTGPSLNSLIASSHTVVDLDYDCSSTVPLTTGSGPAVRV; translated from the exons ATGCCTCTCCCGGGAGTCCCCAGAGCCATGACTGCAACTGTGCAGACGCTGCGGTTCAAGCTGCTGCCGCACGAGCCGGGCCAGGAGTGGGGTCACAGCTGCCAGCAGGAAATCGAGCGTCGCTACCAGGTGGTGCCCTCGGTGGTGTGTGCCATGTGCTGCCTCTTTGGCATCATCTACTGCTTCTTTG GCTACCGCTGCTTCAAGGCTGTGATGTTCCTCACGGGGCTGATGTTTGGCTCCATCATCATCTTCATGCTGTGCTACAAGGAGCGGGTGCTGGACACGCAGCTGAGCGTGGAGGCGTCGGTGGGCATCGGGCTGGGCATTGGTGTCCTATGTGGGCTGGTCACCATGCTGGTGCGCAGTGTCGGCCTCTTCATGGTggggctgctcctggggctgctgctggcagtggcCACACTGgtggtgatggagcagttctaCCACCCGCCGACAGTGTGGATCCCCATTGCGCTGCTCCTGGGCGTGGGGATGCTCTTCGCCGTCCTCACCCTGCAGTGGCAGCGCTTCTTCACCACCCTCTCCACCGCTGTCTTTGGCAGCGCCATCATGACCGTCACCGTCGACTACTTCATCGAGCTCTTCCTCCTGGTGCAGTACATTTATGAGCGCATCAAGGTGGCCCCTGCTCGCCCTGTGTGCTGGTACAGCTGGGTCATCCTGGGCGTCTGGCCACTCCTCACCACACTGGGTGTCCTGGTCCAGTGGAAGGTCACGGCCGAGGGCTACTCCCACACCGAAG TGATCATCAGCCGGCAGCAGCGCCGCGTGCAGCTGATGCGCATCAAGCAGCGGGAGGACCgaaaggagaagaagaagaagcgGAGACCCCACCACCCACCGCCCCACCAGCACAAAGCCCACCCGCCTGAGCCTGCCTACCGCCGCAAGCCCAACCCTGTGCGCCGCTTCGATGGGGACGTGCTCTCGCCCGTGAGTCCCACACCCAGG AGCTACATCCAGAGTTTCCGAGAGCGGCAGACGGGGCCGTCCCTGAACAGCCTCATCGCCAGCTCTCACACCGTGGTGGACCTGGACTATGACTGCAGCTCCACTGTGCCCCTCACCACGGGCTCCGGCCCCGCCGTGCGGGTATAA